From Roseateles sp. SL47:
TTCACGGCTGCGTCGACGTATTCCACGTTGCCGCGGTGGCCGGGGCGCTCGTTGGAATCCTTGTCGGTCTTGTAGTAGGCCACGCCCAGCTTGCCGGGGCCCAGGCCGGTGAAGCCCTTGGCGCCAGCACCCACGCCCACCATTTCGGTGAAGTAGGTGTCTACGATGTGCACGTCGCCACGACGGCCACGTTCCTTGCCGATCCAGAAGGTGGCTTCAGGGGCGATGTCGAAGCCCTTGGCTTCAGCAAACATCTGCGCAACGTCCCAGTCACCCTTGGTGTTGTCGGTGGAGCCGTCGTAGTAGTCGGTCATCAGCGTGACCTTGTATTCCACGCCGTCCTTCTTGAAGCCTTGGGCCAGCTGGAATTCACCGTAGAAATCGCACTCGTTGCCCAGGCGGTACTTCATGCCCTGGGTGCCGCCGTTCAGCGCGTAGCAAGAACGCGAGGTGCCGTTGGAGGTCAGGCCAGGGCCGGCGCGGAAGTAGCCGGTCCAGTCGACGGCCTGGGAAGCGCCAGCGGCCATGAGCAGACCGACGGCCAGGGGAATACGCTTGTACGCGTGAGCATTGCGAATCATGGATGAGTCTCCGTGTAGGGCTTGCCCAACGACGCTCCGGGTGCACGTCGTTAAGCAGGCGTTTATCTTTCTTGCATGCGGGGCGCACTTTAATTTTCCTTTAATGAAACTATATTGGTGCTTACCACTATGGTTTTTGGGCGGTACGCGCCAGGTTTTCCCCCTCCTGGGGCGACTGGCGCGCCAATGCGGGGCGCTTCCATCCACACGCCCTCGCCACCCCGCCATTGCGCGTTCAGCTGGTGTTCAGCTTTCATTCAGGAAACTGGCGCCGGGCCGCTGGCCGGCAGGCGGCGTGCCTGTAGGTTCTTGAAAACTGGAACAAACGGCCCACCCCGGGTGTTGTCGTCTTTGCTGCAGCGCCGCAATCAGCGGGCCGGCAGGGTGATCGGCCAGCGTCATCTCGCTGCAACGTGGGGTCAGTTCTCCACAGTACTGCGTTAAATCAGCCGACGTTGCACGCGCTTTGCACCCAAAACCTGGGCGGCGCCTGGCCTGTGGCTGGCCCCGTCTTGCAACATGGGCCTGGCCCGGCACGGTTGCAAAAACTGACCGACCTTGCCTAAACCGCCATGGCGGCAGGTAATCGGACGGTCACCTGAAGCCCCTGAGGCGCCAGGTTGCGGGCTTCCACGCTTCCCGAGTGACGCTCCACGATTTCCTTCACGATGGACAGGCCCAGGCCGCAGCCATTGCCTTCCTGGGTGCCGCGGAAGAAACGTTCGAAGACCTTGTCCTCAATATCAGGGGCCAGACCGGGGCCGTTGTCCGAGACAGTCAGTAACACCGTGTCCGGCGATTGTGGCGAACGGGCGACATGGACCGTGACGGTGGCGCCACGCCCGGCATAACGAATGGCGTTGTCCACGATGTTCACCAGCGCTTCCCGCAGCAGCAGGTGAATGCCCATGACCTCGATGGCGGCAGAAAATTCCTGCTCTTCTTCAAAGCCCAGATCCACTTCCTGCTGCAGGGCGCGGGGCACCATTTCGGCGGTCACCTCCCGTGCCAGCCGGACCAGGTCCAGCCGGGTCAGCGGCTGGCGGGTGACCGATTCCGGCTCGGTGCGGGCCAGCGCCAGCAGTTGATTGACCAGGTGGGCGCTGCGGGTGGCGCTTTCATGCACCCGCGCCAGCCGGGTGGTGAGCGGGCCGGGGGGCGCCTCCGCCAGGGCCAGCTCGCTCTGGCTCTTCAGGCCCGCCAGCGGCGTGCGCAATTGGTGGGCGGCATCACTGATGAACCGGCGCTGGCCCTGCACGTTATGACGCACCGACTCCAGCAGATCGTTGATGGCCTGCGCCAGGGACCGCAGTTCCTGCGGCGCGGCATCCAGCTCGATGGGCCGCAGGTCATTGGGCTTGCGGCCTTCCACCAGCCGCCGCAGTCGGCTGATGGGCGCCAGGCCCGCACCCACCCCGGCCCACACAATCATGCTCATCAGCACGATCAGCAGCGACAGCGGCAGCATGGTGTCGATCAGCAGCCGCCGGAACAGCAGTTCCCGGTTGGCGCTGGAGCGCGCCACCTGCACCAGCATCATCTGCTGGGCCTTCGGGTCGTCCCCAAACTGCAAATACAGCGCTGCCACCCGCACCGGCGCATGCACCGTGCCACCGTCTGGATCTTCCAGTTCACCGTCGTAAAAGCGGGCATCGCCCAGCGGCGGGCTGGCCGGCGTGGCGGGCGGGCTGGGCAGGTTACGGTTGCCCAGGATGAATTTGCCGGGCGGTGAACTCACCGTATAGAGCAGCTTGTCGTTGGGGTCGGCTTCCAGCACGTCCTGGGCCGCGCGGGGGAAGTCGATCAGCAGGCCGTTGCCCATCGGTTTGACCTGACGGGACAAGGACCGCACCGCCTGCGCCAGCGTGGCGTCCACCGCTTCATTGGCGTAACGCCCGGCCAGCCGGTAACTGAAGAGGGCGCCGGCCAGCCACAGCACCAGCTGGGGCAGCAGCAGCCACAGCAGCAACTGGCGCTTGAGGGAATACATGGCCGGATCCGGCCGCCGGGCCTGGGAGGAGGCCTGCGAGGGAGGCTGCGGGGCGCTCATCCCGGACCTCAGGTCCGTTCCAGTTCCAGCAGATATCCCAGGCCGCGGACCGTCCGGATGGCCACCTGGGCGCCTTCCAGTTTGCGCCGCAGCCGGTGGATGTAGACCTCCACCGCATTGTTCCC
This genomic window contains:
- a CDS encoding sensor histidine kinase, which produces MSAPQPPSQASSQARRPDPAMYSLKRQLLLWLLLPQLVLWLAGALFSYRLAGRYANEAVDATLAQAVRSLSRQVKPMGNGLLIDFPRAAQDVLEADPNDKLLYTVSSPPGKFILGNRNLPSPPATPASPPLGDARFYDGELEDPDGGTVHAPVRVAALYLQFGDDPKAQQMMLVQVARSSANRELLFRRLLIDTMLPLSLLIVLMSMIVWAGVGAGLAPISRLRRLVEGRKPNDLRPIELDAAPQELRSLAQAINDLLESVRHNVQGQRRFISDAAHQLRTPLAGLKSQSELALAEAPPGPLTTRLARVHESATRSAHLVNQLLALARTEPESVTRQPLTRLDLVRLAREVTAEMVPRALQQEVDLGFEEEQEFSAAIEVMGIHLLLREALVNIVDNAIRYAGRGATVTVHVARSPQSPDTVLLTVSDNGPGLAPDIEDKVFERFFRGTQEGNGCGLGLSIVKEIVERHSGSVEARNLAPQGLQVTVRLPAAMAV